aatcctgggaatggggaaaaaaatcctggaatggggaaaaagcccccggagacccccgggaatggggaaaaaaatcccaggaatggggaaaaaaatcctggaattggtaaaaaaaccctgggaatggggataaAAAACCCCGAGAATGGGGAgaaaatccctgggaatggggaaaaaaatcctggaattggggaaaaaaccccgGGAATGGGGATAAAAaaccctgggaatggggaaaaaatcctggaatggggaaaaagcccccggagacccccgggaatggggaaaaaaatcccaggaatggggaaaaaaatcctggaattggtaaaaaaaccctgggaatggggataaAAAACCCCGAGAATGGGGAgaaaatccctgggaatggggaaaaaaatcctggaattggggaaaaaaaccctggaattggggaaaaaatcccgggaatggggaaaaaaaccccgggaatggggaaaaaatccctgggaatggggaaagaaatcctggaattggggaaaaatcccaggaatggggaaaaaaacccgggaatggggagggggaaagaCCCCCAGACACCCCTGGGGTGGATCCCGTGAGGGTGGATCCCATGGGTGGATCCCGGGGGTTCTGGGGTGGATTTCCCTGGGATCCCGAGGGTGGATCCCGGGGGTTctggggtggggtttggtgGATCCAGGGGGTGGATCTGGGTGGATCCCAGGGGTTCTGGGGTGGATTTCCTTGGGATCTGGGGATGGGTGGATCCCAGGGGTGGATTCCATGGGttctggggtgggttttggtggATCCCAGGGTGGGGTGGATTCAGTGGGTGGATCCAGGTGGATCCCAGGGGTTCTGGGGTGGGTttccctgggatccaggggGGTGGGTCCCGTGGGTGGATCCCAGTGGGTGGATCCCGGGGGTTCTGGGGTGGGTTTCCTTGGGATCTGGGGATGGGTGGATCCCAGGGGTGGATTCCATGGGTGGTGGGGTGGGGTTTAGTGGATCCCATGGGTGGACCCAGGTGGATCCCGGGGGTTTTGGGTTGGGTTTCCCTGGGATCGGagggggggggtggggtggaAGGTTGCTGTGGGTGGATCCCGTGAGTGGATCCCGTGTGGGTGGATCCCATGAGTGGATCCCGGGCCGTTCCCCAGCAGGATCCACAAGAACATGCTGCTGGACCTGACCCGGGAGCTGATGAAGGAGCTCGGCATCACCGCCGTGGGCGACGTCATCGCCATCCTGCGCCACGCCAAGGTGGTGCACAGGCAGGTGCGGGATCCACCCCCGGGATCCACCCCCGGGATCCACCCCCGGGATCCACTGGGATCCAGGAGAAACCCCCCTGATCCCCGTTCCCCACAGGAAATGTGCCGGGCGGCCTCGGAGTCGCTGCAGCCGGAGGCCGAGCGGGCGCCGGGGGGATCCTGGCGGGATCGGGAGGATCGGGATCAGCGGGATCGGGAGGACCGGGATCCCCGGGATCGGCGGGATCCCCGGGATCGGGCGTGCGCGGCCGCGGGCAGGATGATCAGCCACAGCCTGCAGCGGGAGCCCCGACAGCCCCgcgggacccccggcaccgggaTCTGCGTCACCGTCCCCAACGGAGCCGACGGTACCCGGAGGGGCCCGGATCCCGCGGGATCCGCTCGGGATCCGCTCGGGATCCGCTCGGGGATGAGGGGGGGCAGGGAGACTcccggggggagcagggggtgaTCCAGGGGGATcggggaggagctgggatccATCCAGGGGGATCAGGGATCCATGCAGGGGGatcagggaggagctgggatccATCCAGGGAGATcggggaggagctgggatccATCCAGGGGGATCAGGGATCCATCCAGGGGGATCAGGGATCCATCCAGGGGGatcagggaggagctgggatccATCCAGGGAGATCGGGGAGGAATGAGGATTGATCCAAGGGGATCAGGGATCCATCCAGGGGGATCAGGGATCCATCCAGGGGGaacagggaagagctgggatcCTTCCAGGGGAATCAGGGAGGAGCGAGGATTGATCCAGAGGAATCAGGGATCAACCCAGGGGGCTCAGAGATCAATTCAGGGGGATCAGGGAAGATCATGGATGGATCCAGGGGGATCAGGGAGGATCGGGGACAGATCCAGGGAGttcagggatggatccagggggATCAGGGAGTTTGGGAATGGATCCAGAAGAATCAGGGAGTTCAGGGATCAATCGGGGGGgatcagggatggatccagggagTTCAGGGATGGATCCAAGGGGATtagggatggatccagggggATCAGGGAGCTCAGGGACGGATCCAGGGAgatcagggatggatccagggagaTCAGGGATGGATCCAAGGGGATcagggagctcagggatggatccagggggATCAGGGAGgatcagggatggatccagggggatcagggatggatccagggggATCAGGGAGGACCAGGGATGGCTCCAGCGGGATCAGGGAGgatcagggatggatccagcgGGATCAGGGAGGATCAGGGAAGATCAGGGACGGCTCCAGGGGGATCAGGGAGGATCAGGGACGGATCCAGCGGGATCAGGGAGgatcaggagctgctccagcctctggGATCCCCCAGGATCCCCGTccctccccgcagcccccggggcGCTGGCGGTGCCGGGCCGGCGGCGCCGCGTCACGGCCGAGATGGAGGGGAAGTACCGGATCTCCCTGCCCAAGGGATCCACCGCCCGCAGCCGCAagatcctgcagctccaggcgGCCTCAGGTACCGGGAACAGCGGCGGGATCCCGGAATCCTGATCCTGGGAAAGGGATCCTGGAATTCTGAtcctgggaaagggaggatcccaaattcctgatcCTGGGAAAGGGATCCTGGAATTCTGATCCTGGGAAAGGGATCCTGGAATCCTGATCCTGGGAAAGGGATCCCGGAATCCTGATCCTGGGAAAGGGATCCTGGAATCCTGGTCATGGGAAAGGGATCCTGGAATCCCGGTCATGGGAAagggatcccaaattcctgatcATGGGAAAGGGGGATCCTGGAATTCTGATCCTGGGAAAGGGATCCCGGAATTCTGATCCTGGGAAAGGGATCCTGGAATCCTGGGAAAGGGATCCTGGAATTCTGATCCTGGGAAAGGGATCCCGGAATCCTGATCCTGGGAAAGAgaggatcccaaattcctgatcCTGGGAAAGGGATCCCGGAATCCTGATCCTGGGAAAGGGATCCCGGAATTCTGATCCTGGGAAAGGGATCCTGGAATCCCGGTCGTGGGAAAGGGATCCCGGAATTCTGAtcctgggaaagggaggatcccaaattcctgatcCTGGGAAAGGGATCCTGGAATTCTGATCTTGGGAAAGGGATCCTGGAATTCTGATCCTGGGAAAGGGATCCCAGAATCCTGATCCTGGGAGAGGGATCCTGGAATCCCGGTCATGGGAAAGGGATCCTGGAATTCTGATCCTGGGAAAGggggatcccaaattcctgatcGTGGGAAAGGGATCCCGGAATCCTGGAAAAGGGGGGATCGTGGAATTCTGGGAAAGGGGGATCCTGGAATTCTGATCCTGGGAAAGGGATCCCGGAATTCTGATCCTGGgaagggaggatcccaaaattccactcCTGGGAAAGGGGGGATCGTGGAATTCTGGGAAAGGGGGGGATCACAAATTCCTGATCCTGGGAAAGGGGGggatcccagaattcccggtcCTGGGAAAGGGGGATCCCGGAATCCTGGGAAAGGGGgggatcccggaattcccggtcCTGGGAAAGGGGGGATCCCGAATTCCATGTTGATCCCGGAATTCCCCCGGAATCCGCAGGGCTGGGCCGGCCGTCGGTGTTCCAGCGCCTCGGGGCCGAGCACAAAGCGACCGCAGCCCCCACGGGGAAGGTGAGGGAGGGATCTGgggggatccagagggatccggggggatccagggggatccGGGGGGATTCTGGGGGATTCCATGAAGGATCTGGGGGGATCCAGAGGGGTCCAGAGGGATctggggggatccagggggattCTCaggggatccagagggatctggggggggatccagagggatcgggggggatccagggggatctgggggggatccagagggatctgggggggatccagggggtctggggggatccagggggattCTCgggggatccagagggatctgggggggatccagagggatgggggggggatccagggggatctgggggggatccagagggatctgggggggatccagagggatcaGGGGGGATCCAgagggggatctggggggatccagggggatctggggggatccAGAGGGGTCCAGAGGGATCTGGAGGGATTCTGGGGGATTCTGAGAGGGATCAGgggggatccagagggatctgggGGGATTCTGAGAGGGATCAGGGaggatccagagggatccagggGGGTTGGGAATGAGATCTGGGGCGGGGAAAGGATCCAGGATCTGAAGGAGCAGGATCCAAAGTATCCAGGATCCGGGGGAATGGGATCCAGAGGATCCAGGATCTGAAGGAGCAGGATCCAAAGGATCCCGAGGATCCATGGGAATGGAATCTGGAGGATCCAGAGGATCCATGGGCTCAGGATGCCGGGATCAGAGCAGGAACCCCGGCtggatcccgatcccgatcccgatccctcccctctccccgcAGCCCTCGGGAGTTTTCAGCCGCCTGGGGGAGGCTCCGGCCGGCCCCGATCCCGTCGTTGATCCCGGGGGTGATCCGCTGGATCCCGGCGCGGATCCCGCCGGCGACGCCGAGGCTCTGCCCTACGCCGGCGTCCTGAAGCGGCGCCGCGAGCGCGCGGCCGCGAGCGCCGCGGAGCCGCAGGACGGGGCCGTGTCCAGCTCCGCTTCCGCTTCCGCTTCCGGATCCGCTTCCGCTTCCGTGTCCAGTTCAGGTTTTGGTTCCGGTTCCGGTTCCAGATCCGGTTCCAGTTCCGGTTTTTGTTCCGGATCCGGTTCAGGTTCCCGTTCAGGTTTTGGTTCCGGTTCTGGTTCCGGTTCCGGTTTTTGTTCCGGGTCCGGTTCAGGTTTTTGTTCCAGTTCCGGTTCCAGATCCGGTTCCAGTTCCGGTTTTTGTTCCGGATCCGGTTCAGGTTCCCGTTCAGGTTTTGGTTCCGGTTCCGGTTCCGGTTCTGGTTCCGGTTCAGGTTCCCGTTCAGGTTTTGGTTCCGGTTCCAGTTCTGGTTCCGGTTCtggttttgggtcaggttttggttccggttccggttccggttccggttctggttttgggtcaggttttggttCCGGTTCCGGTTCTGGTTCCGGTTCTGGTTCTGGTTCCGGTTCCGGTTCCGGTTCCCCGCGGCCAGGCCGGgtcagcagctcctgtgggagCCTCAGCGTCTTCCGCAGGCTGGGCCGGAAACCCGACTGATCCCGGGGATCCCGGGGGATCCTGACGGGGGATCCTGCCGGGAATCCTGCTGGGAGATCCCACCTGGGAAGGGAATCCTGCTGAgggatcctgggaatcctgctgGGGAATCGTGCTGAGAGATCCTGGGGATCCTGACAGAGAAACTTGCTGGGAGATCCCACCTGGGAAGGGAATCCTGCTGGgggatcctgggaatcctgctgGGAGATCCTGCTGGGGAAGGGAATCCTGCTGGGGAAAGGAATCCTGCTGGGAGATCCCACCTGGGAAGGGAATCCTGCTGGgggatcctgggaatcctgctgGGGAATCCTGCTGAGAgatcctgggaatcctgctgggggatcctgggaatcctgctgAGAGATCCCAGGAATCCTGCTGGGGGATCCTGCCGGGGAATCCTGCTGAgggatcctgggaatcctgCCAGGAGATCCTGCTGGGGAAAGGAATCCTGCTGGGGAATCCTGCTGAGAgatcctgggaatcctgctgAGATCCCGGAGAATCCTGCTGGGGAATCCTGCTGAGAgatcctgggaatcctgctgAGAGATCCCGGGGATCCTGCTGGGGAATCCTGCTGAgggatcctgggaatcctgctgAGATCCCGGAGAATCCTGCTGGGGAATCCTGGGGAAGGAAATCCTGACGGGGAATCCTGCTGGGAGATCCTGGGGAAGGGAATTCTGCtgagggatcccaggaatccTGCCGGGGAATCCAGCTGAgggatcctgggaatcctgCCAGGGGATCCCAGGGAACCTTGCTGAGATCCCGGGGGATCTTtctgggggatcctggggaaGGGAATCCTGCTGAGGGATCCCGGGGAATCCTGCTGAGGGATCCTGGGGAATCCTGCTGGGAGATCCCAGGGAATCCTGCCAGGGgatcctggagaagagaatcCTGATGGGGAATCCTGCTGAGGGATCCCAGGGAATCCTGACAGGAGATCCCAGGGAAAGGAATCCTGCTGGGGGATCCTGGGAATCCTACTGGGGGGATCCCACCGGGGAATCCTGCTGGGAGATCCCGGGAATCCTGCTGGGAGATCCCGGGAATCCTGCCAGGGGATCCCAGGAATCTTGCTGAgggatcctgggaatcctgctgGGAGATCCCAGGAATCCTGCCAGGAGATCCCAGGGAAAGGAATCCTGCtgagggatcccaggaatccTGCTGGGGGGATCCCACCGGGGAATCCTGCTGGGAGATCCCAGGAATCCTGCCAGGGGATCCCAGGGAATCCTGCTGGGAGATCCCGGGGAATCCTGCTGGGAGATCCTGCTGAGGGATCCTGCTGGGAGATCCCAGGGAATCCTGCCAGGGGATCCCAGGGAATCTTGATGGGAGATCCTAAGAATCCTGCTGGGGAatccatcaggaaaaaaacagagctgGGGCCCCTGGGAAAGGGGGAATCCCCTGGAAAAAGGGGGATCCCAAGGGGGAATCCCCTGGAAAAACGGGGAATCCTCTGGAAAATGGGAACCCTGCAGGAATCAGGGATTgatcctgaaaaaaaagga
The Poecile atricapillus isolate bPoeAtr1 chromosome 31, bPoeAtr1.hap1, whole genome shotgun sequence DNA segment above includes these coding regions:
- the C31H19orf47 gene encoding uncharacterized protein C19orf47 homolog isoform X1, coding for MATSEWLRFFEDAGIPPGPALGYAVAFVDNSRIHKNMLLDLTRELMKELGITAVGDVIAILRHAKVVHRQEMCRAASESLQPEAERAPGGSWRDREDRDQRDREDRDPRDRRDPRDRACAAAGRMISHSLQREPRQPRGTPGTGICVTVPNGADGSPSLPAAPGALAVPGRRRRVTAEMEGKYRISLPKGSTARSRKILQLQAASGLGRPSVFQRLGAEHKATAAPTGKPSGVFSRLGEAPAGPDPVVDPGGDPLDPGADPAGDAEALPYAGVLKRRRERAAASAAEPQDGAVSSSASASASGSASASVSSSGFGSGSGSRSGSSSGFCSGSGSGSRSGFGSGSGSGSGFCSGSGSGFCSSSGSRSGSSSGFCSGSGSGSRSGFGSGSGSGSGSGSGSRSGFGSGSSSGSGSGFGSGFGSGSGSGSGSGFGSGFGSGSGSGSGSGSGSGSGSGSPRPGRVSSSCGSLSVFRRLGRKPD
- the C31H19orf47 gene encoding uncharacterized protein C19orf47 homolog isoform X3 codes for the protein MATSEWLRFFEDAGIPPGPALGYAVAFVDNSRIHKNMLLDLTRELMKELGITAVGDVIAILRHAKVVHRQEMCRAASESLQPEAERAPGGSWRDREDRDQRDREDRDPRDRRDPRDRACAAAGRMISHSLQREPRQPRGTPGTGICVTVPNGADAPGALAVPGRRRRVTAEMEGKYRISLPKGSTARSRKILQLQAASGLGRPSVFQRLGAEHKATAAPTGKPSGVFSRLGEAPAGPDPVVDPGGDPLDPGADPAGDAEALPYAGVLKRRRERAAASAAEPQDGAVSSSASASASGSASASVSSSGFGSGSGSRSGSSSGFCSGSGSGSRSGFGSGSGSGSGFCSGSGSGFCSSSGSRSGSSSGFCSGSGSGSRSGFGSGSGSGSGSGSGSRSGFGSGSSSGSGSGFGSGFGSGSGSGSGSGFGSGFGSGSGSGSGSGSGSGSGSGSPRPGRVSSSCGSLSVFRRLGRKPD
- the C31H19orf47 gene encoding uncharacterized protein C19orf47 homolog isoform X4, with product MATSEWLRFFEDAGIPPGPALGYAVAFVDNSRIHKNMLLDLTRELMKELGITAVGDVIAILRHAKVVHRQEMCRAASESLQPEAERAPGGSWRDREDRDQRDREDRDPRDRRDPRDRACAAAGRMISHSLQREPRQPRGTPGTGICVTVPNGADGSPSLPAAPGALAVPGRRRRVTAEMEGKYRISLPKGSTARSRKILQLQAASGLGRPSVFQRLGAEHKATAAPTGKPSGVFSRLGEAPAGPDPVVDPGGDPLDPGADPAGDAEALPYAGVLKRRRERAAASAAEPQDGAVSSSASASASGSASASVSSSGFGSGSGSRSGSSSGFCSGSGSGSRSGFGSGSGSGSGFCSGSGSGFCSSSGSRSGSSSGFCSGSGSGSRSGFGSGSGSGSGSGSGSRSGFGSGSSSGSGSGFGSGFGSGSGSGSGSGFGSGFGSGSGSGSPRPGRVSSSCGSLSVFRRLGRKPD
- the C31H19orf47 gene encoding uncharacterized protein C19orf47 homolog isoform X5; protein product: MATSEWLRFFEDAGIPPGPALGYAVAFVDNSRIHKNMLLDLTRELMKELGITAVGDVIAILRHAKVVHRQEMCRAASESLQPEAERAPGGSWRDREDRDQRDREDRDPRDRRDPRDRACAAAGRMISHSLQREPRQPRGTPGTGICVTVPNGADGSPSLPAAPGALAVPGRRRRVTAEMEGKYRISLPKGSTARSRKILQLQAASGLGRPSVFQRLGAEHKATAAPTGKPSGVFSRLGEAPAGPDPVVDPGGDPLDPGADPAGDAEALPYAGVLKRRRERAAASAAEPQDGAVSSSASASASGSASASVSSSGFGSGSGSRSGSSSGFCSGSGSGSRSGFGSGSGSGSGFCSGSGSGFCSSSGSRSGSSSGFCSGSGSGSRSGFGSGSGSGSGSGSGSRSGFGSGSSSGSGSGFGSGFGFGSGSGSGSGSGSGSGSGSGSPRPGRVSSSCGSLSVFRRLGRKPD
- the C31H19orf47 gene encoding uncharacterized protein C19orf47 homolog isoform X2, with product MATSEWLRFFEDAGIPPGPALGYAVAFVDNRIHKNMLLDLTRELMKELGITAVGDVIAILRHAKVVHRQEMCRAASESLQPEAERAPGGSWRDREDRDQRDREDRDPRDRRDPRDRACAAAGRMISHSLQREPRQPRGTPGTGICVTVPNGADGSPSLPAAPGALAVPGRRRRVTAEMEGKYRISLPKGSTARSRKILQLQAASGLGRPSVFQRLGAEHKATAAPTGKPSGVFSRLGEAPAGPDPVVDPGGDPLDPGADPAGDAEALPYAGVLKRRRERAAASAAEPQDGAVSSSASASASGSASASVSSSGFGSGSGSRSGSSSGFCSGSGSGSRSGFGSGSGSGSGFCSGSGSGFCSSSGSRSGSSSGFCSGSGSGSRSGFGSGSGSGSGSGSGSRSGFGSGSSSGSGSGFGSGFGSGSGSGSGSGFGSGFGSGSGSGSGSGSGSGSGSGSPRPGRVSSSCGSLSVFRRLGRKPD